The following proteins come from a genomic window of Leptospira wolffii serovar Khorat str. Khorat-H2:
- a CDS encoding helix-turn-helix transcriptional regulator: protein MTEKSKNKSQRIVRKRPKSEIRRRISEEEKKAFYHQLKVARIEANLTQAQVAKMIKRSRSQVSKIESGKCRLYMDEFLKFMKIYKKSPFFFYSVFTTNEVIK, encoded by the coding sequence ATGACGGAAAAATCCAAAAACAAGTCTCAACGTATTGTCCGAAAACGACCTAAATCCGAGATCAGAAGGAGAATTTCCGAGGAAGAAAAGAAAGCATTCTACCATCAGTTAAAAGTTGCGAGAATAGAAGCTAATCTTACCCAAGCGCAGGTTGCAAAGATGATCAAGAGAAGTAGAAGTCAGGTTTCGAAGATTGAATCCGGTAAATGTAGATTATATATGGATGAGTTTTTAAAGTTTATGAAGATCTATAAGAAATCTCCATTTTTCTTTTACTCTGTATTCACGACTAATGAAGTTATTAAATAA
- a CDS encoding helix-turn-helix domain-containing protein has translation MDFEEFLLKIGKNIQKVWKDKGLTQENMDEGDYAVPVRTLQDIEAGRANFTANSIFKLSKRLKVKPKDLLDI, from the coding sequence GTGGATTTCGAAGAATTTTTATTAAAAATCGGAAAGAATATTCAGAAAGTATGGAAGGATAAGGGACTTACTCAGGAAAATATGGATGAAGGCGATTACGCTGTTCCTGTAAGGACTTTACAAGATATTGAAGCGGGCAGGGCTAACTTCACCGCTAACTCGATTTTCAAGTTATCTAAACGATTAAAGGTTAAGCCCAAAGATCTTTTAGATATTTAA